Proteins co-encoded in one Medicago truncatula cultivar Jemalong A17 chromosome 8, MtrunA17r5.0-ANR, whole genome shotgun sequence genomic window:
- the LOC11406579 gene encoding probable magnesium transporter NIPA6, with translation MSSTNLTGFLLALISSAFIGSSFIIKKKGLQLARVNGPSASVGGYGYLLQPLWWVGMVTMIVGEIANFVAYMYAPAVLVTPLGALSIIVSAVLAHFLLKEKLQKMGMLGCLICILGSTIIVLHAPQEMSLSSVQQIWKLAIQPAFLMYTTSAIAITLFLVLYCAPRYGQSNILVYIGICSIVGSLTVMSVKAIGIAIKLTLEGANQIFYFQTWVFTMVAITCIIIQLNYLNMALDNFNTAVVSPIYYALFTAFTILASAIMFKDYSGQSIGSIVSELCGFITILSGTFLLHGTREPDPPVNPDLYSPLSPRVSWYFQGNNESWKQKEEDVPPFNLIAIIRQDHFK, from the exons ATGAGCTCCACCAATTTGACTGGTTTCCTCTTAGCACTCATTTCCAGTGCTTTCATTGGCTCCAGTTTCATCATCAAGAAAAAGGGTCTTCAACTTGCCAGAGTCAACGGCCCTTCTGCTA GTGTTGGTGGCTATGGCTATTTGCTTCAACCTCTCTGGTGGGTCGGAATGGTTACTA TGATTGTTGGAGAGATAGCTAATTTTGTAGCATACATGTACGCCCCTGCTGTGCTTGTCACTCCATTAGGTGCTTTGAGTATTATTGTTAG TGCTGTCTTGGCACATTTCCTCTTGAAGGAAAAGCTACAGAAAATGGGCATGCTGGGTTGTCTTATATGCATTCTAGGATCTACTATTATTGTACTGCATGCACCGCAAGAGATGTCGCTTAGTTCTGTACAACAGATATGGAAATTGGCCATTCAACCAG CATTTCTCATGTACACGACCTCTGCTATTGCCATAACATTGTTCTTGGTTTTGTATTGTGCTCCTCGCTATGGCCAATCTAATATTTTGGTTTATATTGGAATTTGCTCTATAGTTGGGTCTTTGACT GTTATGAGTGTGAAAGCGATTGGCATTGCAATCAAACTTACATTAGAAGGTGCAAACCAGATTTTCTATTTTCAGACATGGGTTTTTACAATGGTTGCTATCACATGTATCATTATCCAACTCAATTACCTTAATATG GCATTGGATAACTTTAACACAGCAGTTGTTTCTCCAAtctattatgcattgttcacaGCTTTTACAATATTAGCCAGTGCAATTATGTTTAAG GACTATTCTGGACAAAGTATAGGCAGTATTGTGTCAGAGCTATGTGGTTTCATAACTATTTTATCTGGAACATTTCTATTGCATGGTACAAGAGAGCCAGACCCTCCAGTCAATCCAG ATTTATATTCACCATTGTCTCCAAGAGTATCATGGTATTTCCAAGGCAACAATGAATCCTGGAAACAGAAAGAGGAGGATGTGCCACCCTTTAATTTAATAGCAATTATACGGCAAGATCATTTCAAGTAA